One part of the Granulicella arctica genome encodes these proteins:
- a CDS encoding tetratricopeptide repeat protein, with translation MKRIAVFLLFCNIVGGEAALRAQQAVSPEVQTLYEHARVAQAANRNEDAVVDYLKILRIDPKLGAAYNNLGRLYYNMERYADAVPVLVHGLKIDPSMHPAEIILGASYYQTGSYDKAKLALESALKAMPDDRFARITLVHTLIEQNNVEEAVQQLRRLTSIGPNDQEAWYLLGKLQLQLSQESFARVHAIDPNSPLSHELSGEIMESMKNTAGAIAEYKKALEVAPNDAGAMGHLADAYWNAGEWSEARDSFTAILQQGGTNCLAHWKLANTIDELNESADDALKQVDTALSTCPTLAQARVERARILLRLGRPADSLPDLLSAEKTAPDEPSIQILLAKVYKALGDPARAAAADAKFKQLLQAEHAGEEKHAADVIRANP, from the coding sequence ATGAAGCGAATCGCTGTATTCCTCCTATTTTGCAATATCGTTGGTGGTGAAGCTGCTCTTAGAGCGCAACAGGCCGTCTCTCCGGAGGTGCAGACTCTCTATGAACACGCGCGGGTAGCGCAGGCAGCGAATCGCAACGAAGATGCTGTTGTTGACTATCTTAAGATTCTCCGTATCGATCCGAAGTTAGGAGCGGCTTACAATAATCTAGGTCGGCTCTACTACAACATGGAGCGCTATGCTGATGCTGTACCAGTTCTTGTCCACGGATTGAAGATCGACCCCTCCATGCATCCGGCGGAGATCATACTTGGGGCGAGCTACTACCAGACAGGATCGTACGACAAAGCCAAGTTAGCGCTTGAGTCAGCATTGAAGGCCATGCCTGACGACCGTTTCGCCAGAATCACTCTTGTTCATACACTGATTGAACAGAATAATGTGGAAGAGGCGGTACAACAACTTCGGCGACTTACAAGCATTGGTCCGAACGATCAGGAGGCATGGTATCTGCTTGGCAAGTTGCAGTTACAACTCTCCCAGGAATCATTCGCGCGAGTGCATGCTATTGATCCTAATTCTCCTCTGTCGCACGAGCTTTCCGGCGAGATTATGGAGAGCATGAAGAATACTGCCGGCGCTATTGCGGAGTACAAGAAGGCGCTCGAGGTTGCTCCCAACGATGCTGGAGCAATGGGGCATCTTGCGGATGCGTACTGGAATGCGGGGGAATGGTCGGAGGCGCGAGATAGTTTCACAGCAATTCTCCAACAAGGTGGAACGAACTGTCTCGCGCACTGGAAGCTGGCGAACACTATCGACGAGCTCAACGAGTCGGCGGATGATGCGTTGAAGCAGGTGGATACAGCGCTGTCGACGTGTCCTACGCTTGCTCAGGCGCGAGTCGAGCGAGCACGGATACTGCTGCGGCTTGGCAGGCCTGCCGACTCGCTTCCCGATTTACTTAGCGCGGAGAAGACCGCGCCTGACGAGCCCTCGATCCAGATTCTGCTCGCGAAGGTCTACAAGGCACTTGGAGATCCTGCTCGGGCTGCAGCAGCCGATGCGAAGTTTAAACAATTGTTGCAGGCGGAACATGCTGGCGAAGAGAAGCATGCCGCAGATGTGATTCGGGCAAATCCATAG